A section of the Lineus longissimus chromosome 1, tnLinLong1.2, whole genome shotgun sequence genome encodes:
- the LOC135503582 gene encoding uncharacterized protein LOC135503582 has protein sequence MKGIVGFQNSTSAIRRWCITSTQRGISVTELRRLTGLLPEEQPRTQLRPSRIKKDNRQAQVLLDAVTESCDPFSGPASTSAILLNIATGKGASATTQEYLTKSLPTGHGLQKKFREECVEDSSRLLKPIKRRKVNNFASENTKTKRSASSKAIPVVNSQRDKFIRMLVVISQETNFDLEHVVSYPITDFPLAIAQPDGSLLKTTKSKLLDKLESMQDGMTTLPHIDATLIDGGLLLHSYLSAVGNISSYGNLARGLLGHVCSSIAHGQEIHVLFDKYLPSSLKESERKLRGVEDQPFIISGSEQAPKQSCQKLLQNGIFKDQLAKFLMIEWQEDQYGAILGKKTLLVSYGGNCLRIVFSQTSCKMTVNSPDSLQGNHEEADTLIAFHAASVTGSLLIRAADTDVIVIILGMLGRNII, from the coding sequence ATGAAGGGAATTGTTGGATTCCAGAATTCGACCAGTGCAATTCGTCGTTGGTGCATTACCTCCACCCAACGAGGAATATCTGTAACCGAGCTGAGGCGACTGACAGGACTCCTACCAGAAGAGCAACCGAGAACACAGCTTCGTCCAAGTCGAATCAAGAAGGATAACCGTCAGGCTCAAGTTCTTCTAGATGCAGTGACTGAATCCTGTGACCCATTCTCTGGACCTGCCTCCACGTCTGCAATCCTGCTGAACATTGCCACAGGAAAGGGAGCCTCTGCTACAACCCAAGAGTACCTCACAAAATCTTTGCCAACCGGTCATGGACTGCAGAAGAAGTTTAGGGAGGAGTGTGTTGAGGATAGCTCCAGATTATTGAAGCCAATAAAGCGGAGAAAAGTGAATAACTTTGCGAGTGAGAACACGAAGACCAAACGATCAGCTAGTTCTAAAGCCATTCCAGTAGTCAACAGTCAACGGGACAAGTTTATCCGGATGCTGGTCGTTATTTCTCAAGAGACCAACTTCGACCTGGAACATGTTGTTAGCTACCCCATCACCGATTTTCCACTAGCCATTGCTCAACCTGATGGTTCACTGCTCAAGACCACGAAAAGCAAGCTCTTGGACAAGCTGGAGTCGATGCAAGACGGAATGACAACACTGCCTCACATTGATGCCACATTGATTGATGGTGGACTGCTGCTTCACTCATATCTTTCAGCTGTTGGAAACATATCCTCATACGGGAATCTTGCAAGAGGTCTGTTGGGCCATGTTTGCTCAAGCATTGCGCATGGACAAGAAATTCATGTCTTGTTTGACAAGTATCTGCCTTCTTCCCTTAAAgaaagtgaaagaaaattaCGTGGGGTTGAAGATCAACCTTTCATCATAAGTGGTAGCGAGCAAGCTCCCAAACAGAGTTGCCAGAAGTTGCTGCAGAATGGCATTTTCAAGGATCAACTGGCCAAATTCTTGATGATTGAGTGGCAGGAGGACCAGTACGGGGCCATCCTTGGAAAGAAGACACTTCTCGTCTCGTATGGGGGTAACTGTCTTCGCATAGTATTCAGTCAAACCAGCTGCAAGATGACTGTCAACTCTCCAGACTCACTGCAAGGAAACCATGAGGAAGCAGATACCCTTATAGCATTCCATGCTGCCTCGGTCACTGGTAGTCTCCTCATTCGAGCCGCGGACACTGATGTCATCGTGATAATCTTGGGGATGCTTGGGCGGAATATAATATGA